Part of the Oncorhynchus tshawytscha isolate Ot180627B linkage group LG07, Otsh_v2.0, whole genome shotgun sequence genome, AACGCGTTAGTAAACACGCTACAATAAGCTTGGGTGTTATCCAGATTTTATACTGCTATTCTGCCATTCCGGGATTTACGCTATTACCAGTTTAGTATACAAGGGGGCACTAAAAATACAAAAAGTCCATTGGGCGTCTATTAACaaaatgctaacaaaattagcacaagtaATTTGCACAGTTTCTCTCGTTCATTTTAGCTTGTAAATGTCCACACTTTTGATTGGTCGGATAACGTGTCAGTTAAtgttgcaagagctctgatatgttggaggacgtcctctgcaTGCCGTtatatggaagggggtgagaaccatgaaccTCCTAGGTTTTGCATTGAAGTCAATAAACCCagaggatggaaactagctgttCTCTGGCTACACTACCTGAGaaagtgctgttgaggctactgtagaccttcatttaaaaaaagatgttttaatcagttatttggtgtgAAAATATTTAGTATAgatttatctaaaaaggataactttcttaatgtttcactatttttatgaaaCTCACTGAGTAGGATcgtcttccccttcctcctttgAGGAGCCCCCACTGACATACACACGCACTAACCCTTATGTGCACTCCCATAGATGCAAGGTCTTTCCGCAGGGTGTCGCAGGCCTTGAGGAGGGGTAACTTTTCTGAGCATGGACTTGGACTGGCATGGGCGGGCTCTCCAGGGGGCGTGTCTTGCACGGACAAAGCGAAGGCCCGCACATCGCTACGGAAACGAGCCAACTGCTCCACCACGTTCTCTAGGGTCCCCGAAGAATCAACAGAATGAGCCTCCTGAAGATGAAGAGAGGTGAGATATGGAACAAGTAAACCAGTTAGGGTTATGGTCCCttatggtcctgtgtggctcaggttTGTGGATTCGATTCCCACGGCGGACCAGTAGAAAAATGTATGCACTTAcgtaagtgtctgctaaattactaaaatgtcaaatgttacatAAAATGGTTATAATTAACCTGATTTTAGGCCCATAATAGGTGCCATTTTAACCACAGAAAAAAGGTAACTTGCAACAAAAAGACAACATACTACCCCATACTATCAGTACTGCTGGCATTTATATCAAAGAGATGTTGGCAATCGTTTATGGACATTTACCATTAaaatggtgcagacacacaatCATATGTTGCATTGGAAtaaggccgggattcaatccaatcAGTGGTAGATCCGTATAATAGTGCGTCTTGATATTTAAATTCTatttctgattgagccgacaTGCTGCATTTACTGTGAATACGGTCTTCGCGAACGAGGGAACATTGCTTTAAAAGGTGCCAAGCTCGATCGGATTGAACCCTGGTCTTAGTGGTGCGCTGAGTATTTGAGGAGATACACTCCTATTGTGCTGTCATAATGTCAGTCAACTATGTGTTATTATGAACTTTAATCTCTGACCTTTCTGTCCAACAGGTCGACCCCCAGGACCTCAAAGACTTCCCTGATGTAGGCGAGGAAGGCCCCAAACACAGCTGGGCTCCTTGGTGATCTGTCAGGCTACTCAGACAAGGTACAACAAGTAACAGTGAACCATTCATCATACAGTACAAGCCATCCCCTTATGAAACACAGGAAAATCTACATTAGAAATTGTGTCATCTTTGTAACAATTCAATGCAATGTGTGAAGGTATGACTTGTGATTATGTTACATCTTATTCAGGTTAGTTGTGTGTTGACATGCTGAGACATTGATTTTCTTTGCCTGAAACTGTTCCTCAGAGTGGTACGCCACATTTGTCATGGTTCTCATCTtgacaggttaccttagtgatGGGCTGAAGATGGCGGTTCCCATGGTAAACAAGGCTCATGATGGCATTAACGACCCTTGGCGTATCAAAGTCATCTGCCAGTGCTCTGACAACGTTTGCTTTAGTTTCAGCTAACCTTGAAAACACAGACGCCAAGGAATTGGTGAAGGTTTATCTGCTTACCTTCTGAAGGACATGGGATGTGGTAGGAAAATTAACTGTTCAACCTGACCTATGACAGTTAAACATAGATAAGTGACCCACCTTGTGTAAAATATGCCAGTAAATGTATCACCCTGACAAAGGCGTCATCAGAAACTAAAATGGCAGTAATGTCTCAATGAACTGAGAATGCATGTGACTCTCCTGATGTGATGTTCCTGCACTAGaatgaatttgtgtgtgtgtgtgtatattcaatGCTGTACTACACTACATATAAAGTACAATAGCAGAAAGGAGATGTAGGCCCTACCTTTCCCATAATGCCCCCTCCTCCACAGCCTGGCACTGCAGCTGGCCCCTCATGTAGGCCTGGGCATCATGGGTGAAGGCAGTAATGGTTGCCAGGGAGCTCCGAGCTTCGTTCAAGCTGGCGTCACTGTAGTCGATTGCtgtgaaaaaaaagaaaaaaaaagacctCAGAGCTCAACATCACTTGAGTAAAATGAAAACCAGTTTACCATCATAAAaacaaccaaaaagggttcacaCCTGATCTGTATTTGGTCAAAAGGCAGAACATTCGGAATTCATTGGCGGAGTAAGATTCTAGGAAATCCTACAAGTGAGAGAGACGAATACACATGAAGTACATATTACCTCTATTCGGAAGAACGAAGACTTGTTATAAAACAAATGACCTTTTCTATAGTGCAAGCCTGAAACCATTtaataatgtttatttatttaaaagtAGTAATGTACTGTAGATCAACACTTTACCTTTATCGTTATATAATTATTCAAGGACTTTGACATTTTCTCAGCACTTCCTTTAAGATGTAAATGTCCTGCATAAGAAAATAAAGTCAAAGTAGAAATGCAGATATGAATCATCTCCTTTTGCCATTCTCCAACATTAGCCATGGAGGACGTAAGTAAAGCATAATCCATGTAAGTGGACATCACAGTCATGTTTATTATCTTTCAAACTAAATAATACCGACTTGGACATGTACAATAAGAAACAATCCTTTTCGTTTGCTATGGTATGCCCTACTGAATACGACCTACGTGTCACAAGACTGTGGAGTCCTACCTGAGTGCAGGAAGTAGTTCCCCCACTGGCCAGACTGGTGGTAGGCCTCACACTGGGCGATCTCATTCTCGTGGTGAGGGAAGGCCAAATCGATGCCCCCAGAGTGAATGTCCAGCTGACTTCCAAACACAGAGCTGGAGACCAGAAAGGTGAAAGTAAATCTTCAGAAACTGATCTATATGCATTCCCATATACTTTCGGCCCAAAGATACAGACATCAGGGGGATTATTTAACTACATACAGTGAACGCCCAACATATAAATTACATGGTGATAATAAAATGCATATTTTATCAGATTAACAGAAGCCATTGTAGGTAGGCAAATATTTCTTGATGTGACAGAGAATAAGTTGAAAACAAAAGCAAATACATGATGATGATGACCTAAAATAGCCTGATTCCAGATATGTTTGTGTCATCTTGCCAACTCCAGTGGTCATTTtcattggcaagacagcacaagcAGATCTGGTACTATGTTAGTCCTAAATGATGAATATAGGGTTATTCTTCAATAACCAAGGGTTGGTAAAAATGACGTTGGCACCTGGCAATGGTGGAGCATTCGATGTGCCAGCCGGGTCTTCCCTTGCCCCAGGGAGACTCCCAGGAGGGCTCCTGCGGCTTGGAAGCCTTCCACAGGGCAAAATCTCGGCTGTCCcgtttctctctgtcccctagGAAACAGTATGTTAAAGCTTAGTTCCTACCCAAAACATGTATCAGTTAGTCAATCATTTCCTTGCCTATGGTTTTGAAAAAGCATACTGTAGTCTTCCAAACACAAAGGAagtacaatctaagatagatgccctcaaacTCACTCAAATTATCAaggaggctaggaaacactgtcaccaccgataaatccataataatcATCTCTctgcggctggccatgctttccttcTGGCTACCCCAACCGCAggcaacagctccgcaccccctgcagcaacttgcccaagcctccccagcttctccttcacccaaatccagatagcagatgttctgaaagtgcttcaaaacctggacccgtacacatatcagctgggctagacaatctggaccctctctttctaaaattatccgccgccattgttgcaacccctattactggtctgttcaacctctctttcgtatcgcccgaggttcctaaagattggaaagctgccgcggtcatccccctcttcaaaaggggaaaCACTCTAGACTAGAGGTCACCGATTaagatttttcaatgccgataccgattattggggggccaaaaaagcagataccgattaaatcggtcaatttttatttatttatttgtaataatgacaattacaaacaatactgaatgaacacttattttaacttaatataatacatcaataaaatcaatttagcctcaagtaaataatgaaacatgttcaatttggtttatataatgcaaaaacaaagtgttggagaagtaaaagtgcaatatgtgctatgtaagaaagctaatgtttcagttccttgctcagaacatgagaacatatgaaagctggtggttcctcttcaatattcccaggtaagaagttttaggttgtagttattaataggaattataggactatttccctctataccatttgtatttcattaacctttgactattagatgttcttataggcactttagtattgccagtgtaacagtatagcttccgtccctctcctcgctcctccctgggctcgtgacagcaacacaacgacaacagccaccatcgaagcagcgttggacaaatacaaatacctaggtgtctggctagactgtaaactctccttccagactcaatgcctctttggctgcctttccttccagttctctgctgccaatgactggaacgaattgcaaaaaaaacacacaaaaaaacgctgaagttggagacatatctccctcactcactttaagcatcagctatctgagcagctcacagatcgctgcagctgtacacagcccatctgtaaatagcccatccatttctacttgcatatcatcatctgcacatctatcactccagtgataatttgctaaattgtaattacttcactactatggcctatttattgccttacctccttactccatttgcacacactatatatagatttttctatagTTATTgaatgtacttttgtttatcccatgtgtaactctgttattttttgtcgaactgctttgctttatcttggccaggttgcagttgtaaatgagagcttgttctcaactggcctacctggttaaataaaaggtgaaatatttttttttaaagtatgacAAAAACATGTCACAATGAAGTGATGTAAACACGTACCAGGCTCACCAGTTGCATCTCCAGCACCCATAAGCTTGCCGTAACGGTCCCCGATGGACCCGATATCGAAATACACGTCCCCTGCAGCAGAATGAACACCCGGAATTCAGATCCTGCAACTATTTGCAAACTGATCTTGGCTTGAGAAAGTAACAACGAGAATGTATCAACAACGACTTTTACATATAGACATACCTTGTTTTGTGGCATAGGCGTGTTCATTTCTGATGATGCCCTCAATGAAAGCCACGATTTGAGGTATATTCTCAGTGACCCTCAAGTACACAGCAGGAGGAAGAACcttgaaaaatataaataaacatgCATATCTTTGccaacatatcaaaatatatgtgCAGTAATTAATCTATGCAGGGTAAGTACTATATATGCACAGCTAACAAAAGCTCAAATTTCTTCCACCCAGCAAACATTACATACTCACACACCTTCAGGGCTAACATGTCATTTTTAAATTCCTCCTCGTACATTCTGGCCAGGACTGTTGGAGATACGCTTTTCTGCAATGACATCAAAAATATAATCAAAGTACAAAAATTACATCAATATCATCAGCACAACAGCATCTCAATTATAAGGGCTGCATTGGATAATATGCCTACCTCCAAAGCTCTCCTAATGATTTTATCATCGATGTCAGTGATGACCATGACATGAATGACATTGATGCCAAAGACCCTGGATAGAACCCTCTGGATGATGTCAAATCTGACATAGGAACTATGAGAGATTAAAGTTCAGCCGTTTCAGTACAGCAAAAATCAACGTATGACATTTCATTTTGTATCATTGAAAATATACTTTGAGAGTGGGTTACCATGCATGCCCCAGGTGAGCATGGTCGTAGACAGTGGGTCCACAGCTATACCTGCAGTAACAGTACAAATAGTTACTACCGTCAATACCCGGTCAGCAGCAGTAGCTATATGAAATCCCATGTTTTCCATACCAAGTAGCAATTCCTTCCTGCGCCAATATCAGTGGTTCTTTCTGTTTGGTGAGGCTGTTGTAGGTCTTCAACCCCGTGTCGTATCCTGTTGGTCGAGTCCATTTCTTCCCCACCCCTGTACATGATGCACTGGGTCTGAAGATCAGTTTGCTTGGTGACACTAACGTTTGCCGAGTGTCCTTTGAGAAAGCATACCTGCTTCTTAATTTCAATAGAAGCGGCCTACATATTGTTATGCAGGGCCACATGGTTACAACTGAGTGCAAAAGAATAGGATGTACCTGGCGACGGAGCCACTCTTCCAGTCTCTCGTGTCAAGTGTGACAGACAAGTAGCTACCTAGCTTGACAGTTCTCAATAAAGCTATGTAATGTAGATTAGCAGGCAACTCAACTGCCACTTCCAAATGTGTCGTTAAGTCGTCCGTTGTGCCTGATCGCTACCTCGACATGCTTTAATATTTGATTGTAAAGTGCACGTGCATAAACCGAATATTGAAAGCTGCTGTACCCGGCGTAACAAAGTTGCATCCCGTTCACAACTAGCCTTGTACCACACATCCAGATCTCGCGAGTGCTTATTCTTCTTCTATGATTTAATGGTGGTCCGCAAACCAACGTTAAAGGTgtatgccgccacctactgtgctggagtgtgtgGTCATTCACGGTTTATAACGTGAATGACCACACATAACTTCTAATAGACCCCTCCCCCATCCACAAAATCCTTTCCCAACCCGTCCAACCTGAATGACCCTACACTTCATACCAACCCTCTCTTCAACATACTTACAAAAATATAACAACACACTTgctgtggactggggacagcaaggagtcaccaatagttttttattttacctttatttaactaggcaagtcaattaaggtcaaatgacggcctacacactgtccaaacccagacgacactgggccaattgtgcgccgccctatgggactcccaatcaccaccggttgtgatacagcctagattcaaaccagggtgtctgttgtgatgcctctagcactgaaatgcagtaacttagaccgctgtgccactcaggagcccatgtccaatcaattgaatttaccataggtggacacaaatcaagatgtagaaacatctcaaggatgatcaataaaaacagtatgcacctgagctcaatttcgagtctcatagcaaagtgtctgaatacttgtaaataatcaaatcaaatgtatttatatagcccttcttacatcagctgatatctcaaagtgctgaacagaaatccagcctaaaaccccaaacagcaagcaatgcaggtgtagaagcacggtggatatgaacaactccctagaaaggccaaaacctaggaagaaaccaggttatgagggatggccagtcctcttctggctgtgccgggtggagattataacagaacatggccaagatgttcaaatgttcataaaggaccagcatggtcaaataataataataatcacagtagttgtcgagggtgcaacaggtcagcacatcaggagtaaatgtcagttggcttttcatagccgaccaTTGaaagtatctctaccgctcctgctgtctctagagagttgaaaacagcaggtctgggacaggtagcacgtccggtagtcctggggcatggtcctagggctcagctcctccgagagagagaaagaaagaaagacagaattagagagcatacttaaattcacacaggacaccagataagacaggagaaatactccaggtataacagactgaccctagccccccgacacataaactactgcagcataaatactggagcctgagacaggaggggtcaggagacactgtggccccatctgatgataccaccggacagggcaaaacaggcaggatataacccacccactttgccaaagcacagcccccacaccactagagggtgtAAGGTATCTGGTTTTTATTTTGaacaaattagcaaacatttctaaaaacctgttttcgctttgtcattatgggatattgtgtcaattgatgaggacatttttttatttaatacattttatagtAAGGCAATAActtttaaaaaaatgtggaaaaagggaaggggtctgaatactttccgaatgcactgtaaatacttATTCTCAGAGTCCCATCTCTTCTGCCACACATCTTATGTTTGGCCTCACCTCTACCCAGTGGAACATTAATATCAATTATATCTCGTTTTAAAGCTCTTTTGGCTAACTGGTCTACAATTTAATTCCTTCCACACCCAAATGTGCTGGGTCCCAGCAGAATCTCACTACTACACCAATTCTCTCAATTCTCCATAATAACATGAATACCTCCAATAGTAGGTCACTCCTATTCGATTTACCAGATGATAAACTATTCAATACATACAGCAAATCTGAGCATACTATAATTCTAAAAGGTTGCACTTCCTCCACCCACTGGAAGGCAACTATTATCGCCAATAGTTTAACTGAGTATACTGACAGTTCATCTGTTAGTCTTCTACATATCTGCACATCAAATTCAGGAACATAAACGCCTGCTACTGTGCGCCCACATTCTGAGTACTTGGATCCATCTGTGAAAAACTTCTGACAATGTAACTGTTAACCAGTTTCCCTCTATCCCTGACTTGTGACCAAACGTCCCTTTTCTCTACCAAGGTTAGATCAACAACAGGATCTGGGAGTAACCATGGAGGATCATCCCCTATCACCACAGAAGGGCCAACCTCCAACTCCTTCAAACCACTCTTATCAGTAAGCTTCCAAATGTCCAACCAAAACCACTGCCTGTCTACTAGTATATTCCCAACAGTCATCTAAACGTGTAGCAGTGGGATGCTCAACCTCACAGCTTTTCAACCTaacccaaggcagcagctactcttcctggggtccaaacacaccaaagcacccatattacatataaaacaaaagatacAACAGTGAACTGTTTGTAATGAATGAgctaaagataaaacagtacatcacatAACATCCCTACAGCACCACATATAtcacctgaccacactactgaacagtagtctaggtgcAACAataccagggcctgtaggacttgccttgttgatagtgttgttaaggcagATAAGCgcattattatggacagacttctccccatcttagctactgttatatctatatgttttgaccatgacagtttaccaACCAGGGTtattccaagcagtttagtcacctcatcttgctcaatttccacattattcattacgagacgtagttgaggtttagggtttagtgaatgatttgtcccaaatacaatagTTTTAATAATATTTAGTACTAACTTATTCCTTGATACCCATTccaaaactaactgcagctctttgttaagtgttgcagtcatttcagttgctgtcgtgtatagtgttgagtcatatGTAAAAGATGTACCAGAAAACATGAATGACTCCTTTACTAATAAACAACCTGAAATGGTTTCCTGTGTTGTTTCAACAGATGTTCATCCCCAAATAAGGTCCCAATTGTTTTGCTGTGTTTTATAATGAGCTATTTCGGATATTATTAGCATGTCATGTGGTTGTATGTAGCCTTTTGTCATGTGCATAATGTGCAGCAAAGTTAACATTGCTCGTTTCACCTGATCTACGGTGGGTTACACAGTGGAGCTACACAATTAATATTCCATAGAATATTTAAGATCAATGGCAAAATTAAATGGTTGTTAAAATATCACGGCGACGTCGCTTAATTTCTCCATCTCTGCATTACATCCTGGTATTTCTCGTtgaaaacaaagaaaacaaaatgcttgtttaaaaattatatatatttttttttatgaaGGTTGCCCTTTTTATTACaagtgcaacaaaaaaaatgtcatttTAAAAACCTGTGCTGATACTGTACATGAAGTCAGATGTGTTCTCGCTATATACATGTTTGAGACAGACATACACTGCCGGAGGCATTCATGCATATGGTGTggtggattttttatttatttaattttttattttacctttatttaaccaggtaggcaagttgagaacaagttctcatttacaattgcgacctggccaagataaagcaaagcagttcgacagatacaacgacacagttacacatggagtaaaacaaacatacagtcaataatacagtgtaaacaagtctatatacaatgtgagcaaatgaggtgagaagggaggtaaaggcaaaaaaggccatggtggcaaagtaaatacaatatagcaagtaaaacactggaatggtagttttgcaatggaagaatgtgcaaagtagaaataaaaataatggggtgcaaaggagcaaaataaataaataaattcaaattaaatacagttgggaaagaggtagttgtttgggctaaattataggtgggctatgtacaggtacagtaatctgtgagctgctctgacagttggtgcttaaagctagtgagggagataagtgtttccagtttcagagatttttgtagttcgttccagtcattggcagcagagaactggaaggagaggcggtcaaagaaagaattggttttgggggtgactagagaggtatacctgctggagcgtgtgctacaggtgggagatgctatggtgaccag contains:
- the cars2 gene encoding cysteine--tRNA ligase, mitochondrial isoform X2; the protein is MWPCITICRPLLLKLRSRYAFSKDTRQTLVSPSKLIFRPSASCTGVGKKWTRPTGYDTGLKTYNSLTKQKEPLILAQEGIATWYSCGPTVYDHAHLGHACSYVRFDIIQRVLSRVFGINVIHVMVITDIDDKIIRRALEKSVSPTVLARMYEEEFKNDMLALKVLPPAVYLRVTENIPQIVAFIEGIIRNEHAYATKQGDVYFDIGSIGDRYGKLMGAGDATGDREKRDSRDFALWKASKPQEPSWESPWGKGRPGWHIECSTIASSVFGSQLDIHSGGIDLAFPHHENEIAQCEAYHQSGQWGNYFLHSGHLHLKGSAEKMSKSLNNYITIKDFLESYSANEFRMFCLLTKYRSAIDYSDASLNEARSSLATITAFTHDAQAYMRGQLQCQAVEEGALWERLAETKANVVRALADDFDTPRVVNAIMSLVYHGNRHLQPITKPDRSPRSPAVFGAFLAYIREVFEVLGVDLLDRKEAHSVDSSGTLENVVEQLARFRSDVRAFALSVQDTPPGEPAHASPSPCSEKLPLLKACDTLRKDLASMGVHIRDRGPNSTWEISQKRPAGQDKK
- the cars2 gene encoding cysteine--tRNA ligase, mitochondrial isoform X1, which codes for MWPCITICRPLLLKLRSRYAFSKDTRQTLVSPSKLIFRPSASCTGVGKKWTRPTGYDTGLKTYNSLTKQKEPLILAQEGIATWYSCGPTVYDHAHLGHACSYVRFDIIQRVLSRVFGINVIHVMVITDIDDKIIRRALEKSVSPTVLARMYEEEFKNDMLALKVLPPAVYLRVTENIPQIVAFIEGIIRNEHAYATKQGDVYFDIGSIGDRYGKLMGAGDATGEPGDREKRDSRDFALWKASKPQEPSWESPWGKGRPGWHIECSTIASSVFGSQLDIHSGGIDLAFPHHENEIAQCEAYHQSGQWGNYFLHSGHLHLKGSAEKMSKSLNNYITIKDFLESYSANEFRMFCLLTKYRSAIDYSDASLNEARSSLATITAFTHDAQAYMRGQLQCQAVEEGALWERLAETKANVVRALADDFDTPRVVNAIMSLVYHGNRHLQPITKPDRSPRSPAVFGAFLAYIREVFEVLGVDLLDRKEAHSVDSSGTLENVVEQLARFRSDVRAFALSVQDTPPGEPAHASPSPCSEKLPLLKACDTLRKDLASMGVHIRDRGPNSTWEISQKRPAGQDKK